TGGATTTTCTTGTCCTGAAATAACACCTTGTTGTAACGCTGTAAATACTTCACTAAATGCCATAACCTGTGGTTGAGCACCTGCTGCTTTCCAAGCGTCTAAAAACAAAGGTACATTAGGAACTCTCATTTTAAATCCTTTTAAATCTTCTAAATTAGAAATTGGTTTATTTGATGTTAAGTTTCTTGGTGCTCTTTTATGATAATAAATCGGTATAACATTTACTTTTTCTATAATTTGTTGTTCAATTTCTCTCCCTAAATCACTATTTACAATTTTAACCATTTGTTCTGGACTTTCAAAGGCATATGGTATTGCTAGCAATGCTGCTTTTGGTGCATAAGCCGCCATTGATTCTCCAGCTATTGTCATATCAGCTGTTCCACTTTGAATAAGATTTAAATTATCTATTTCACTACCCAATGATTCGTTTGGATAAATAACCACTTCTATTTTACCATCTGTTTTTTCTTTTATTAATTCTCCAAATTTTTCAGCTGTTTTATGCCATATGTGTGTATCATTAGCTAAATGTCCTAATTTCCAAACTATTTTGGAATCTT
This window of the Oceanivirga salmonicida genome carries:
- a CDS encoding TRAP transporter substrate-binding protein, which gives rise to MGKFKILITTLFMMLIFVSCGENKEDSKIVWKLGHLANDTHIWHKTAEKFGELIKEKTDGKIEVVIYPNESLGSEIDNLNLIQSGTADMTIAGESMAAYAPKAALLAIPYAFESPEQMVKIVNSDLGREIEQQIIEKVNVIPIYYHKRAPRNLTSNKPISNLEDLKGFKMRVPNVPLFLDAWKAAGAQPQVMAFSEVFTALQQGVISGQENPYDLIYTAGLYEVQKYVNETEHVNQWVYVVLGKNQFDSLSKELQEKVIEAAKEAQKFGDNLFENEIAEYKQKIIDKGVIINDKVNKSEFREAMKIAIKNSLTKEQYDLFERMQKIK